GAAACCAAAATTGAGATCGCAAACTATGAAGGCCTCACCTTGCATTATTGTCAGAAAATAGGGGCCCAATACCTGGTGAGAGGAATAAGAAACGCAGCAGACTTTGACTATGAAAGAACCATTTCACAAATCAACCATACGGTGGCCAATGAGCTGGAGACCGTTTTTTTTATTGCAAGACCAGAGCTAAGTCACGTTAGCTCAACCATCGTCCGTGAATTGATTTTAGGCAAGGGTGACATCCGCAGTTTTGTACCGCCATCCATTATAGCCCATATTTACAATCCGACAGACTGATCTTTATTCAAGCAGTTTTGTTCTTTTTTTTGAAATAAATTCTGAACCAATGTATCATATACCTATACCCAGGAATGAGCCTATTCTAAATTATGCACCCGGCTCAGCAGAAAAAAAAGCCCTCAAATTGGAAATGGACCTTTTAAAATCCATGGAACTGGAAGTCCTTATGACCATTGATGGTCAAAAAGTGGCGACCAGCCAACGGAAAAGAATACATCCACCCCACGATATAAGTCACACATTGGCTTATTACCACAAAGGTGGAACCACGGATGTTGAAAATGCGATCAATGCAGCATTAAAGGCTAAACCGATGTGGGAGAGCATGAACTGGCAAGATCGCGCTGCGATATTTTTGAAAGCGGCGGATTTGATAGCGGGAAGATACCGGGCCAGAACCAATGCCATGACCATGCTGGGACAATCCAAGAATATTTTTCAATCAGAAATTGATGCAGTCTGTGAGTTTTGTGATTTTTTGAGGTTTAATGTACATTACATGAAAATGATCTATGAGATACAGCCCAATTCCATGCATGGGGTATGGAATAAAATGGAGTATCGCCCATTGGAAGGTTTTGTGTTTGCCCTGACTCCGTTTAATTTTACATCGATTGCTGGAAACCTGCCATGTGCACCTGCCCTTATGGGAAATACTGTGGTATGGAAACCCGCAGAAACCCAGGTTTATTCCGCTTCCCTGATCATGGACATTTTACAGGAAGCGGGATTGCCGGATGGAGTCATCAATTTGGTGTTTGTTGATGGGTCAGTTGCCGGGGAAGTTATTTTTGAACATCGTGAGTTTGCCGGCCTTCATTTTACTGGTTCTACCGGTGTTTTCAGAAAGCTCTGGGCAAGGGTAGGCAACAATTTAGACAAATACCGCAGTTTCCCAAGGTTGGTAGGGGAGACCGGGGGAAAAGATTTTGTAGTGGCCCATCCGTCCGCAAATCCTAAGGCAGTGGCAGTTGCTTTGTCCAGAGGTGCTTTTGAATTTCAGGGTCAGAAATGCAGTGCTGCTTCCAGGGCCTATTTGCCCCAAAGCCTGTGGCCCGATATTCAAAAATATTTGTTCGAAGATTTGGAAGACATGCGAATGGGAAGTCCAGAAGATTTTCGCAATTTTATCAATGCAGTCATTGATGAAAAGTCATTTGACAAATTGGAGAGCTACATCACGATGGCGCAAAATGCAAAAGATGCCAAAGTTATTTATGGAGGCAAATGCGATAAAACCAAAGGCTATTTTATTCAGCCCACCATCATATTGGCGGATGATCCGAATTACATTACCATGAAAGAAGAATTGTTTGGCCCTGTTCTCACCATCCATGTTTATCAAGATGAAAAGTATGAGGAAATACTACATAAAGTGGACCAGACCTCAGATTACGCCTTGACAGGAGCGATCTTTGCCAGAGAAAGAGACGTCATCCAAAAGAGCAGTCATATTTTGAGAAATTGTGCCGGTAATTTCTACATCAACGACAAACCCACCGGTGCAGTAGTGGATCAACAACCTTTTGGTGGTGCCAGGGCATCGGGCACGAATGATAAGGCGGGTTCGGTGCTCAACCTTTTGCGTTGGGTTTCTCCACGTACCATCAAAGAGAATTTTGATCCTCCATTGGATTACCGCTATCCATTTATGGGGGAGAATTAACTACCTGGGTTTTGGGATTTACCAATTCGTAGTTAAAAAATTTCCTTTTGACACAATTTTGCATAGATTTGTCCGGTATCTTAATATCAAAAGGATGAAATCAACTTGGTATTATTTTACAGGCATAGTGGTATGGTGCTTTACCTTATCTACTCAAATGACCGCCCAAAAGCTAAACTTCAGTGTTAGACTAAACTGCTCCAGAATATTTCAATCAGGAGGTATTTCTGTTGAAAAAGAAAACTGGGAACCCGGATTTGGTTGGAAAGCAGGGCTTGGTGTAGAACTTCCAGTGAGTACAAAATGGAAACTAAATACAGGCGTTTACGCGTATGCCGCCCACGCAGATAATTTGGCGATGGGAATGGAACAAGGGGGAATTTCAAATGAATTTTCGATTCATATGAAGTCTATCCAATACGCTGCGCTGGGTTGGTCTATTCAACCACTTTATCGGATGTTGAAAAACCATTTTTTGGGACCTACTTTTGGCCTTGAAAGGAGGATGTATGGAATATTTCAGTCAGGAATTGAAGTAAACAAGACCATTTACCCGATGGGCGCAATGTACAGTTTTGAGTCAGGTCGCCACAGAATTCAGTGGCTGTTTCAAGCGGATGTTAATCACAGTATTCAATACCAGATTGAACATTTTAATCTTGTCTCCAAACAATTCTTTTGGCTGTCCAGCTTGCAGTATGCAATAGTCTTATTTTAAAATGTATTAACGCAACAATACAAAACTACCTTTCTTTTGGTATTGCTCACCCTGACATTGATATGAAATTCTGTAATAATAAGTACCGGTTGCCAGAGCCGTATTTTTAAACTGTCCGTCCCACTGAGTGGCAGGGTTATCTGTTTCAAACAAGATCCCGCCGTTGCGGTCCATGATCACAAGATGATGCAGCTTTTCCAATAAATAAGGATTGGAAATTCCGATGGTTTCGTTGAGCCCATCCTGATTGGGAGTAAATGCCGTTGGCAATAGAATTTTGTTACAATCAACTTGATCTTTATCTACGACCCGTACCAAAACAGAATCATCCATTTGGCAACCTTGGATGGTAAACAAGGCCCGGTAGATTGTTTCTGTTGTCGGAGAAGCCAGAGGAAAAAAGGAATTTGGATTGTCAAGACCGGTGATAGGGGTCCATTGGATACTTCCCGGACAATGACTCGCTGTGCGGATATTAAACTGGTCCCCCAAAAAGATCACTGTATCCTGTGTCAGAATTTTTTGTTGTCTCAGATACAAAGAATCCACCTTCCGCGCATCAAATCCATAATTGGCGACAACTATCCTGTCCAACTTGCCGGCTGCACCAATCAATCTGCTGGGTTGGCAGGGTGACGCATTAATTTTAAGGGGAATTCCATGATTGAGTTGGATCAGATTGGGAGCTACCTTGCGGTCTTTCAACTGGCCATTGACATAAACCCTAAAATCCAGCCCATTTTTTGTCAGGCAAAAGTTTTGCCAGCAACTGGTCGGGTCCAGAGGAGCGGTCAAAAACAGGTTTCTGTCCAGGCCCCTTTTTAAATTGATTTGAAAAGTACTGTCTCTGCTTCGCAAACTGATGTCCAAAAGGGTGTCGGCAAGACAGTTGTTGGATTTAGAGAATAGATCCATCTCCCCTGTAAATGGCTCTGGGAGGAAAGAAAAACAAAGTGAAAAATCATTCTCAAAAAATGAATCCAGGCTGATTGGAAATTCAAGGGTCTGGGCATTGAGTACCACTGATTCACCATCCACCCCGCAATCACATTCCAAAGGAAGCGTGTTTTTTAGGTTTTCTGCTCTTGAATCCGTGGATTGAAGCTGACAACCATCGAATAAATAACTGACCGTCAGTCTTTGAGCTTGACTAGAACCTATGAAATGGAGACATAATAGAGGAAGCCAAAAGAATCTAAACATGGCTCAAAGTTAAGACAAAGAAGGAAATTGAAGCAGTTGGATCGGAACTGTCTTGTAGAGTGTATCTTTGCGGCGCATTCGAAATCACCGATGGGAATATTGAAAAACATGCTGTCTCCGGTCAAACAACCGGGAGTAGAGGAGAAGGAAATGAGCTTTCTGGAGCATTTTGATGCCTTGAGGAAGCATCTTTTCAGAGCCGCACTTTATATTTTGTTGGTGGGTATAGCGGTCTTTACCCAAAAGACCTTTGTTTTTGACACCATCATTCTGGGCCCCACCAAAGAAGATTTTGCGACTTATCGTTTTTTCTGCAGCCTTTCCGAAGCCCTGTGTTTTAAACCCGCACCCCTTGAAATTTTTACGAGAGATCTGGGCGAACAGCTGACCATCCACCTCAAGGTCAGTTTCTTTTTGGGTTTTATTCTGTCTTTTCCCCTGGTGCTAAGGGAAGTCTGGATGTTTGTCAAACCTGGATTGTATCAAAAAGAACAAAAAGCTGCTCGTTGGGTGGTGGAGGTTTGTTCTTTGTTGTTTTTGACGGGCGTGCTGTTTGGTTATTACATTGTTGCACCATTTTCCATTAGTTTTCTGGCATCCTACAATGTAAGTGATTTGGTTAAAAGTTCGGCGACCCTTGGATCAATCGTGGATTCAATGACGATGTTTACCATCTCTACAGGTTTGGTATTTGAGCTTCCATTGGCGGTTTTCTTTTTGGCCAAACTTGGCATCATGGGTCCAAAATTCATGAGAACTTATCGGAGACATGCCATCGTACTGATCACCATACTTGCCGCCATTATTACACCTCCGGATGTCACTTCTATGTTACTGATCACCATTCCACTTTGCCTTTTGTACGAGGTAAGTATTATCATTGCTGCAAGAGTATTTCCAAAAGAATAAATAGTAAAGAATAAATAGTAAAGAATAAATAGTAAAGAATAGAAAGTAGTATTTATAGATGTCAATGAAAAGAATATCCTCTGCCTCCACTCTGATCTGGGCACTTTTTATCCCGGTGAGTTGGTTTGTATTGTTTTTTAGTTTTGGATTAGGGATCACATTGACCGATGGCGACGAGTTCAGTTTTATGGATGCCAATTTGTTCAGAGGCATTTATTGGATTCTTTTTTTGTTCTTTGGAACTTTGATTTATTTTAGTTTTTTTCGCCTCAGAAGGGTGGAGCTCGATGCTGATTTTGTCTATGTGACCAATTATTTCAAAACGATTCGCATTCCCAGGGATCAGATCAAATCCCTTCTCTCCAAAAAATTGCCTTTCCGCCTGTTGATTAAAATGTCTCTTTATCATCGATCTTATTTTGGTCAGCACATTTATTTTATTTGTGACAACGACCATTACCTGTATTTGCGCAGAGAACTGGGGATGGATTCCGCTGAATTGGAATCCTAAGCAGCCATTTCTTCTCTAGTGTGTCTTGCGATGAAGGATCAGAATAATTTTGAACATCCATCCCATCTGATATTTGAACCAATATCAATCTATATTAAGGATTTTATGCATCCTTGATTTTATAGGATTTGCTTGCCTTGTCTGGTTAAAGGGAAATTTCAGAGATTATAAAAGAAACTTTTTTCATTCCATCTATAGGATGAACTGCCCGTGAAGAGATGGGCAAAGCTCTAATATCAAAAAATGGATACAGCGATGGTAGTATCTTGTAGCCAGTCGTAAAAACCGGGTCAGTGGCTGTTTTTTAGTCGTATAGAAATGGCTCTTCCCCTTCTGCCATTTTTCTTACGTTTTCAAGTACTTGTTTCATATACCGCTTATAAAAAACATGTGCAAAAAGCCATTGAAGTGGAATGAAGAAAACACCCTTTCCATGAATGGTATAATCGTAATTGATATGTATTTTATTTGGTTCAATTTCAGTTGTTGTCCACTCAAATGTGAATTTCCAGATGTTCAACATCCAGGATTTGAAATTTCCAACTTCTACTTTCCAGTATTTGTTTTCAATGCGTTCAATAATTTCATCCGTTGAAATCTCTCCTCCTTTAAAAGTGATCGATTTTCCCGCATAAATATTTTTTATGGAGCCGACCTTACCCCATTCTTCGTCATTGCTTGTCTTCGTTACTTTTGGCATAAGTCCAAATCCAGTATGTACTTTGGTGACATCGCATAGAATGGGTGCTTTAAATGCTCTTTCAAGAGAGCAATTGTAATTGGCTGTGGTGTAAATTTTAAACTCCATCTTTCAAATTCCTAAACTTAATAACTTCATGGTAAACAAATTAATAATTGGTCAATTCATCTGGCAAAGAATTTATAATTCAATTGCCCGATCTTGCTTCATTCTACCTGCCGACACTGAGCTACAAATCATTCACAAGGTAACAATAATAAAAAAAATGATCTAATTTGTATAAAAAATAGAATTGGTTTACCTTTTTCAACTGTTTTTTAATCCTAGAGCACTGCTTTGTCTTGATCAAAGAGAGTCCCCGTTTTCTCCAAAAACTCCGCTTTTCACTTTGAGATCATTGCAGGATTAAATCAAAATCATGGCTTAAAAAAGCCATAAACCATTGATTATTAATGCCTTTACTTGCTACTTTGGCTTTGAAGGCGCATGTAAATTTGCGTCTTAACTTTTTTATAAGTTTTGTAAATTTAAGCGTTTTTTTAAACTAAGCCCATGGTTTCATTTTTAGGGCATTAGAATTAGCGTAGCCAGCGATTAGGAAATCAACACAAGTAAACTGGAATTATATGCAAATAAGTGATTCATAATATTAAAATTTTATTATAACTCCAATCCAATTGAAGTGGTCCAAGAAAATGGTACACAAATCTAACTTAAATTTGTGTTATGGATCAATCAAAGACAAACAATCGGAGGAGGAGGTACGATACCGAGTTTAAGCTTAATGCCATTCATTTGCTCGAATCCGGGAGGAACGCTAGCGAATTAGCTGATTCTCTTGGCGTTAGTAAGCAAATGCTTTACAATTGGCGTAGTCAAATCAGGATTACCAGGAATGCTTCCGTCCAGCCAGGAACAAATAATCCTTATACTGAACTTGAACAGCTCCGTAAGAAATTAAGGGATGTTGAAATGGAAAGGGATATTTTAAAAAAAGCCTTGAACATTTTCAGCCGGCAGACATGAAACCAAAAGCTGAATTTATCCAGAGTCTAAGCGGTGTGTATCCTACTAACAAGCTTTGCAAGATGATGAATATTCCAAGGAATACTTTGTATCATTTTATCCACAGGAGGGATTCTCCCACTAAACATTTGGGATTAAGAGACCGAATAAAATCCGTATTTGACTCTCATATGAATAGGTATGGAAGTCGTAGAATTAAAATGGAATTAGCCGTAAAATATTCAAAAAATGTTAGCCGCCATTTGATTCGCAAATGTATGAAGGAACAAAATTTGAAAGCAATCCAGCCAAAGAGTTTTGTTCCAAAAACAACTGATTCCACCGGGACCAAATTTCCTGCACCCAATTTACTTCTTGATTTTGGAAAGGCGCAAAAACCAAATGAAGTATGGGTTGGTGACATTACCTACATTCCTTTAAAGAATGGCCAATGGGCCTATCTTTCAACTTGGATTGATACTTATTTGCATAAAGTAGTGGGCTGGGATGTTCAGACTCATATGAGAAGCGAACTGGTTATTTCAGCCTTCAATAAAGCAAAACTGAAATGCATCCAAAATAAATTAAGTGTGATTGTCCATTCTGACCGAGGAACGCAGTACTCTAGTAAAGATTTCAAAAATGCCATTAAAGGAAATAGACAAAGTATGACTCGCAAAAACGAAGTTTATGACAACGCAATTGCCGAATCATTTTTCTCAAGGCTCAAATGCGAATGCATTAGAGGTACTGTATTTGATGATTTGGATCAATTAAGATTCACTCTGTTTGAATACATAGATGGCTATTACAACACAATCAGAAGGCATTCATCCATTCAATACTATACACCCTTAGAATTTGAAAATATTTATTATTCGAAAAATCAATTCACTCATTGCAACTAATATGGAAACAAAACATGACTTTGCATTTTTACCCTTAGACGAGGACCAAGCTTATTGCGGACAAAATGTCAAGAGTTCCGCCGACCTCTTTATTCTGTATTCTTCCGGCGGAACTCGACTTGCTCTTGACATTTTGGGAGCAATGCTTATCTTTGTCGCAGGGGTAAAATGTGTACTAATTTTATTTTTTAACTAAATTAGATCAGTGTCCCATTTATTGGTACCATGTCATATCGCTGGTAGAGGCATCATGAAAGTTGTAGATTTAAAATAATGTATCTTCTGGAGTTCCTTTTTTTTGAGGACTTTCCGGAATGGAGAGAAGCTGTTTAATATAGCTCAAGCTAGATTAAAGAAAAAATGCATCCCGAAATATTCTCCAGGATGCATTCAATATTTTAATTAGGATCTGCTGTTTACTTCATCTGCTCGCTGAGCTTGAAGAACTGGTCGAGCTTGGGCAGAATAATGATCTCGGTCCTGCGGTTGATCTTCTTGCCATCGGCGCTGCTGTTGCTGGTCTTGGGGCTGTACTCGGCCCTTCCGCCCGCTGTCATCCTGGCCGGGTCGATGTTAAATTTTTTCTGAAGCAGTCTCACCACCGAGGTGGCTCGCTTGGTGCTGAGATCCCAGTTGTCCGCAATGCAGTCAGTATTCATGGGCACATCATCGGTGTGACCTTCTACAAGAATGTCAAGATCTTTATGGTCGTTGACGATCTTGGCGATCTTTTCCAAAACAGAAGTCGCTTTGTCATTGATCACCGCACTACCGGATTTAAAAAGCATTTTGTCAGAGAGACTGATGTACACCACACCTTTCTTTACTTCGATGTTGACATCATCGGAGGTGACATCGTCGAGAGATCTTTTGAGATTCATGACCAGGGCCAGATTGATGGAGTCTTTTTTAGCCACCGAAGAGGTAAGGTCTTTGATATACTTGTCCTTTTCATTCATGGCTTCCAGAGATTTGCGGATGCTCTCTGCACCGGCCTTGCTCACCACGGACATGTCAGACAAACGAAGCAATAAGTTGTCATTGTTCTTTTTCAGATATTCTACCTGCTCTTCAAGGGTCCTGATTTTGTTTTCTTTTTCCCGCGTTGTAGAAGTCATGTCATTGATCTTGGTCTTATACTCAAGGATGACCTCGTCTTTGGAAGCCTGACAATCGGCGACCGCTTCTTTGCATTTTTGCAATCCCGCTTTTAAGTCTTCAATCTCTGCCTGAGAGGCTTTGTATTTCTTAGAGCTTACGCAGGAACTCAATAGTATGCTGAGAGCGGATATTAAAAATAAAAAATTTTTGTTCATAGGAAAAGAATTAAATGAATTTGAATAAAATTAGAACTGCAAAATTAAACCATTGTTTATTAGCTAAGCTGTTAATTTGTACTTAATTATGGAAACAAATCCCAAAAATGTATTTGGTCATGACATCCAACCTTGCAGCATGAATCCTCTGACAGGATTCTACCGCGATGGTTGTTGCACCACCGGAGCAGATGATCTTGGTTTGCATTTGGTGTGTATCATTGCTACCGCTGATTTTCTGGCCTTTTCCAGAAAAAAAGGAAACGATCTCAGTACGCCAAGACCGGAATATCAGTTTGCCGGCCTCAAGCCGGGGGATCGCTGGTGTTTGTGCGCCCTCCGTTGGTTGGAGGCCCATCAGGAAGGAATGGCACCTACATTAATTCTCGAAGCCACCAATGAAAAAGTCCTCCAACTGATACCATTTGAAACGCTTCTTGAATATAAACACACAGAAATCTAAGCAGATCCATCCTTGGGTTGTTCGGAATTCCTGCTTTCCTTGCTGAAGTATTTTTTGATAATGCCTTCTGCCCAATCTTTGCTGCCCAAACCAAATGAAATGGCCAGGGCCAATCCGATCGAGCCAAAAAAGATTGAAACGATATTGGTGATGATGTTTTCACCAATTCCCATTTGGGTCAAAGCGATGGCAACGGTAAAAAAAGCAATGCTGTAAAATACCAGCTTGCTGATCAATTCCGGATTTTCAAAAGAATTGTCTTCCATGCTGCTATAGACCAGACTGCTCACAAATTCAGCCAGATAAAAACCGATGATGATCAAAACGCATGATATCAATACATTGGGAATAAAGAGCAACAATTGGTTGAGCAAATCAGAGACCAGCTCCAGGCCAAGGTGGTTGAAAAAATTGACCATGACAATCAACATAACCGCCCAAAAGCAAATTCTGGAGAGGATGCCTGAAAATCCATTTTTAATGCCTCTTTTTTCAAGAAAGCGATGCACTCCTGATTTTTTGGCCAAATTGTCGATACCGAGGGCGTGGCTCAATCTCAATACAATCCATTGGATAATCTTGGCAATGACCCAACCCGCAAGCAGGATCATCAAGGCATTGATCAAACTAGGGATGTACATCAAAAATCCCTGA
This window of the Saprospiraceae bacterium genome carries:
- a CDS encoding OmpA family protein, which encodes MNKNFLFLISALSILLSSCVSSKKYKASQAEIEDLKAGLQKCKEAVADCQASKDEVILEYKTKINDMTSTTREKENKIRTLEEQVEYLKKNNDNLLLRLSDMSVVSKAGAESIRKSLEAMNEKDKYIKDLTSSVAKKDSINLALVMNLKRSLDDVTSDDVNIEVKKGVVYISLSDKMLFKSGSAVINDKATSVLEKIAKIVNDHKDLDILVEGHTDDVPMNTDCIADNWDLSTKRATSVVRLLQKKFNIDPARMTAGGRAEYSPKTSNSSADGKKINRRTEIIILPKLDQFFKLSEQMK
- a CDS encoding transposase, translating into MDQSKTNNRRRRYDTEFKLNAIHLLESGRNASELADSLGVSKQMLYNWRSQIRITRNASVQPGTNNPYTELEQLRKKLRDVEMERDILKKALNIFSRQT
- the tatC gene encoding twin-arginine translocase subunit TatC, with the translated sequence MGILKNMLSPVKQPGVEEKEMSFLEHFDALRKHLFRAALYILLVGIAVFTQKTFVFDTIILGPTKEDFATYRFFCSLSEALCFKPAPLEIFTRDLGEQLTIHLKVSFFLGFILSFPLVLREVWMFVKPGLYQKEQKAARWVVEVCSLLFLTGVLFGYYIVAPFSISFLASYNVSDLVKSSATLGSIVDSMTMFTISTGLVFELPLAVFFLAKLGIMGPKFMRTYRRHAIVLITILAAIITPPDVTSMLLITIPLCLLYEVSIIIAARVFPKE
- a CDS encoding gliding motility-associated C-terminal domain-containing protein → MFRFFWLPLLCLHFIGSSQAQRLTVSYLFDGCQLQSTDSRAENLKNTLPLECDCGVDGESVVLNAQTLEFPISLDSFFENDFSLCFSFLPEPFTGEMDLFSKSNNCLADTLLDISLRSRDSTFQINLKRGLDRNLFLTAPLDPTSCWQNFCLTKNGLDFRVYVNGQLKDRKVAPNLIQLNHGIPLKINASPCQPSRLIGAAGKLDRIVVANYGFDARKVDSLYLRQQKILTQDTVIFLGDQFNIRTASHCPGSIQWTPITGLDNPNSFFPLASPTTETIYRALFTIQGCQMDDSVLVRVVDKDQVDCNKILLPTAFTPNQDGLNETIGISNPYLLEKLHHLVIMDRNGGILFETDNPATQWDGQFKNTALATGTYYYRISYQCQGEQYQKKGSFVLLR
- a CDS encoding DUF2237 domain-containing protein — translated: METNPKNVFGHDIQPCSMNPLTGFYRDGCCTTGADDLGLHLVCIIATADFLAFSRKKGNDLSTPRPEYQFAGLKPGDRWCLCALRWLEAHQEGMAPTLILEATNEKVLQLIPFETLLEYKHTEI
- a CDS encoding IS3 family transposase — protein: MKPKAEFIQSLSGVYPTNKLCKMMNIPRNTLYHFIHRRDSPTKHLGLRDRIKSVFDSHMNRYGSRRIKMELAVKYSKNVSRHLIRKCMKEQNLKAIQPKSFVPKTTDSTGTKFPAPNLLLDFGKAQKPNEVWVGDITYIPLKNGQWAYLSTWIDTYLHKVVGWDVQTHMRSELVISAFNKAKLKCIQNKLSVIVHSDRGTQYSSKDFKNAIKGNRQSMTRKNEVYDNAIAESFFSRLKCECIRGTVFDDLDQLRFTLFEYIDGYYNTIRRHSSIQYYTPLEFENIYYSKNQFTHCN
- the pruA gene encoding L-glutamate gamma-semialdehyde dehydrogenase — protein: MYHIPIPRNEPILNYAPGSAEKKALKLEMDLLKSMELEVLMTIDGQKVATSQRKRIHPPHDISHTLAYYHKGGTTDVENAINAALKAKPMWESMNWQDRAAIFLKAADLIAGRYRARTNAMTMLGQSKNIFQSEIDAVCEFCDFLRFNVHYMKMIYEIQPNSMHGVWNKMEYRPLEGFVFALTPFNFTSIAGNLPCAPALMGNTVVWKPAETQVYSASLIMDILQEAGLPDGVINLVFVDGSVAGEVIFEHREFAGLHFTGSTGVFRKLWARVGNNLDKYRSFPRLVGETGGKDFVVAHPSANPKAVAVALSRGAFEFQGQKCSAASRAYLPQSLWPDIQKYLFEDLEDMRMGSPEDFRNFINAVIDEKSFDKLESYITMAQNAKDAKVIYGGKCDKTKGYFIQPTIILADDPNYITMKEELFGPVLTIHVYQDEKYEEILHKVDQTSDYALTGAIFARERDVIQKSSHILRNCAGNFYINDKPTGAVVDQQPFGGARASGTNDKAGSVLNLLRWVSPRTIKENFDPPLDYRYPFMGEN
- the coaD gene encoding pantetheine-phosphate adenylyltransferase, yielding MKIAVLPGSFDPITTGHLDIVYRALPLFDKIVIAVGVNSQKKYLFPLQQRLNWLRDLFSAETKIEIANYEGLTLHYCQKIGAQYLVRGIRNAADFDYERTISQINHTVANELETVFFIARPELSHVSSTIVRELILGKGDIRSFVPPSIIAHIYNPTD